From the Sulfurospirillum tamanense genome, one window contains:
- a CDS encoding YggS family pyridoxal phosphate-dependent enzyme has product MNFYESTLDTIFTRIEAVRTAVNQHQIIKLVAVSKSVEPHHVETMYQAGQRAFGENKVQELARKNQALSTLPLEWHFIGRLQKNKINALIDLSPSLVHSCDSLELAVAFNKRLHVKEKTLSVLLQINSAKEDSKAGVMPEHAIETYLAIKETCPNLVLKGVMSIGAHTNDVALIQQSFETTYRLYESLTPHGAKVCSMGMSEDFELAIRCGANMLRLGSVLFT; this is encoded by the coding sequence CAACATCAAATCATCAAACTTGTTGCCGTGAGCAAAAGCGTTGAACCCCACCATGTAGAAACCATGTACCAAGCCGGACAGCGCGCTTTTGGGGAAAATAAGGTCCAAGAATTGGCCCGCAAAAACCAAGCCCTTTCCACCTTGCCCCTTGAGTGGCATTTTATTGGAAGGCTTCAAAAAAACAAAATTAATGCCTTAATTGACCTTTCCCCTTCCCTAGTACACTCTTGCGACTCCCTAGAGCTGGCCGTTGCCTTTAATAAACGTTTACATGTAAAGGAGAAAACTCTTTCGGTTTTACTTCAAATCAACAGTGCAAAAGAAGACTCTAAAGCAGGCGTTATGCCCGAACATGCCATTGAAACCTACCTTGCCATCAAAGAAACTTGCCCAAATCTGGTATTAAAAGGGGTGATGAGCATCGGGGCACACACGAACGATGTAGCGCTTATCCAACAAAGTTTCGAGACAACGTACCGCCTTTACGAATCCCTCACCCCCCATGGCGCTAAAGTTTGTTCCATGGGCATGAGTGAGGATTTTGAACTTGCCATTCGCTGCGGGGCAAACATGCTACGCCTTGGGAGTGTTTTATTTACCTAG
- a CDS encoding transporter substrate-binding domain-containing diguanylate cyclase, protein MKALLLILFLSCYFLPSLSADGDFLTQEEREFVLKYPILRVSNDTERYPYNFYASYEPQGYVVDFLRLLASKLQVEIQFLTNTSQALEHLFYEGHLDILTPATFSHNQEEQVLLSDEILNIRYAFITQTNTPLSPETLVGKKVALSQEKTKYIQSLYPENDILTFNSPKEALEAVAFGLADVAIEDYVAAFYIMNRFMLANLHVQLPDDSRLHDTLHMALPSESTLLHRILNKTMRTITEEELYALRSKWLQHTQNASTATLQLSSEEKSHLELLGSIRLCIDPDWMPMEGSVDGKHTGMSSDYMRLVEEKIGIPITMVPTNTWLESIEKAKKRQCDIFSLAMPTPERRLYMNFTTPYLDIPLVLVTRPEEIFFSDVSAIHDRPIGIVKGYSYGEILRVKYPKMLFVEVKDVQEGLLKVRDKELFGFIDSLPVVGYIIQQEFASQLKIAGKFDESWALGIGVRNDDPYLLGIFEKAIASIAPEAHQHILNKWVSVRYDRGIDYSLLLKILGVFALFAFYLLFRQQELRRHNQQLALLSTTDALTGIYNRMKLDDLLSHEYKYFLRYKRNLSLIIIDIDNFKTVNDTFGHKVGDAVLVRFTQIITQEKRVTDIFGRWGGEEFLLICKETDTKGAKILAEKIKTALSQSEFEHVGYKTASYGIAQFEEGDTIESVFIRADKALYCAKKKGKNRICILGGYSRN, encoded by the coding sequence GTGAAAGCACTACTCTTAATACTTTTTTTATCTTGCTATTTTTTACCCTCATTAAGCGCCGATGGGGATTTTCTCACACAAGAAGAGCGTGAATTTGTTTTAAAATACCCTATTTTGAGGGTTTCAAACGACACAGAACGTTATCCGTATAATTTTTATGCAAGCTATGAGCCCCAAGGCTATGTGGTTGATTTTCTACGCCTACTCGCTTCCAAACTTCAAGTAGAGATTCAATTTCTCACCAACACATCCCAAGCACTAGAACACCTGTTTTATGAGGGCCATCTGGACATCTTGACCCCCGCAACATTTTCACACAACCAAGAAGAACAAGTATTGTTAAGTGATGAAATTTTAAACATACGTTACGCTTTTATCACACAAACAAACACCCCTCTTTCCCCGGAAACACTTGTGGGGAAAAAAGTGGCACTTTCGCAAGAGAAAACCAAATACATCCAAAGCCTCTATCCTGAAAATGATATTTTGACTTTTAACTCCCCTAAAGAAGCTCTTGAAGCCGTTGCTTTTGGGTTGGCCGATGTAGCCATTGAAGACTATGTGGCTGCTTTTTATATCATGAACCGTTTTATGCTGGCCAATCTTCACGTCCAACTTCCAGACGACTCAAGACTTCACGACACACTACACATGGCACTACCTTCAGAGTCTACACTCCTGCATCGCATTCTCAACAAAACAATGCGCACTATTACAGAAGAAGAGCTTTACGCCCTTCGTAGCAAATGGCTCCAACATACACAAAATGCAAGCACAGCTACTTTACAATTATCGTCCGAAGAGAAGAGTCACCTAGAGCTCCTTGGAAGCATTCGTCTGTGCATTGACCCTGATTGGATGCCTATGGAGGGAAGTGTTGATGGCAAGCATACTGGCATGTCTAGCGATTACATGCGTCTTGTGGAGGAAAAAATTGGCATTCCCATCACCATGGTTCCCACAAACACATGGCTTGAATCCATCGAAAAGGCAAAAAAGCGCCAATGCGATATTTTTTCGCTTGCGATGCCCACACCCGAGCGCAGGCTTTATATGAATTTTACAACACCCTATTTGGACATTCCCTTGGTTCTTGTTACCCGTCCCGAGGAAATCTTTTTTTCTGATGTTTCTGCGATTCACGATCGACCCATCGGAATCGTCAAAGGATACTCTTACGGGGAAATTTTACGCGTCAAATACCCTAAAATGCTCTTTGTAGAAGTAAAGGATGTGCAAGAGGGTCTTCTAAAAGTGCGTGACAAAGAGTTGTTTGGGTTTATAGATTCCCTGCCCGTCGTGGGATATATCATTCAGCAAGAGTTTGCTAGCCAACTTAAGATTGCAGGAAAATTCGATGAATCATGGGCGCTTGGCATTGGTGTTCGCAATGATGACCCTTACTTACTGGGGATTTTTGAGAAAGCTATTGCTTCTATTGCTCCAGAGGCACACCAACACATTTTAAACAAGTGGGTTTCAGTTCGTTATGACCGCGGAATTGACTACAGCCTTTTACTAAAAATACTAGGCGTATTTGCCCTCTTTGCTTTTTATTTGCTTTTTCGCCAACAAGAGCTAAGGCGCCACAATCAACAGCTTGCCCTCCTCTCTACCACAGACGCACTCACAGGTATTTATAATCGTATGAAACTAGATGACCTACTCTCCCATGAATACAAGTATTTTCTTCGCTACAAGCGTAATTTGTCATTAATCATTATCGACATTGATAATTTTAAAACCGTTAACGACACCTTTGGGCACAAAGTCGGAGATGCCGTACTGGTTCGCTTCACACAAATCATCACCCAAGAAAAACGTGTTACAGATATTTTTGGCAGATGGGGAGGTGAAGAGTTTTTGTTGATTTGCAAAGAAACCGACACCAAGGGGGCGAAGATTTTGGCTGAGAAAATCAAGACCGCCCTTAGCCAGTCGGAATTTGAGCACGTTGGCTACAAAACCGCCAGCTACGGCATTGCGCAATTTGAGGAGGGAGACACCATTGAGTCTGTTTTTATTCGAGCTGATAAAGCCCTGTATTGCGCCAAAAAGAAAGGTAAAAATCGCATTTGCATCCTTGGAGGCTACTCGCGAAATTAG
- a CDS encoding MarC family protein: MDWSFIVSVYIKFFFLMTPFFVLSMFLVMTKEESSEAKKKLALHVSASVIFTCTILLFFGNYIFDLFGITLDAFRIGAGSLLFLTAVSLIQGPKTDALPKDASAIAVVPLAIPITIGPGTIGALLVMGAGMEGVQQTLQGLFALILAVGSVGVMLYFSGAIERVVGRNGLTVLSKITGLVLAALAAQIVFTGIKNFLEL; encoded by the coding sequence GTGGATTGGTCATTTATTGTTTCGGTGTATATCAAATTTTTCTTTTTGATGACCCCATTTTTTGTGCTTTCCATGTTTTTGGTCATGACCAAAGAAGAGAGCAGTGAAGCAAAGAAAAAGCTTGCTTTACATGTAAGCGCTTCGGTTATTTTTACTTGTACGATTTTGCTTTTTTTCGGAAACTATATTTTCGACCTTTTTGGCATCACCCTTGATGCGTTTCGCATTGGTGCAGGTTCGCTTCTTTTTCTCACCGCCGTTTCCCTCATCCAAGGGCCCAAAACCGATGCACTGCCCAAAGATGCTAGCGCCATTGCTGTGGTGCCTTTGGCTATCCCTATTACCATCGGGCCAGGCACTATTGGAGCACTTTTAGTAATGGGCGCGGGCATGGAAGGCGTCCAACAAACATTGCAAGGACTATTTGCACTCATTTTGGCCGTAGGAAGTGTTGGCGTGATGCTTTATTTTTCTGGTGCCATTGAGCGTGTAGTGGGAAGAAATGGCCTAACAGTACTGAGCAAGATTACAGGACTTGTATTAGCAGCGCTTGCGGCACAAATTGTTTTCACAGGAATCAAAAACTTTTTGGAATTGTAA
- a CDS encoding 2-oxoacid:acceptor oxidoreductase family protein — translation MRSQLRFVGVGGQGVILAGEILAAAKIKDGGYGVKASTYTSQVRGGPTKVDILLDEGEILFPYANEGEIEFMLATAQVSYDQFKEGVKKGGIIVVEPNLVKPSDEDREKWRIFEIPIITIAKEEVGNVITQSVVALAIALEMTEVLDQELVKEVMLSKVPPRVHESNIKAFDLGIHYAKKALAAS, via the coding sequence ATGCGAAGTCAATTGCGATTTGTTGGCGTGGGTGGACAAGGGGTTATTTTGGCAGGCGAGATTTTGGCTGCTGCAAAAATTAAAGACGGCGGGTATGGTGTCAAAGCTTCAACCTACACCTCACAAGTGCGTGGCGGGCCTACAAAGGTAGACATTTTGCTTGATGAGGGTGAGATTTTATTTCCTTATGCCAACGAGGGTGAAATTGAATTTATGCTCGCAACTGCGCAAGTAAGCTATGACCAATTTAAAGAAGGGGTAAAAAAAGGCGGCATTATTGTTGTGGAGCCAAATTTGGTAAAACCCTCTGACGAAGACCGCGAAAAATGGCGAATTTTTGAGATTCCTATCATTACGATCGCTAAAGAAGAAGTGGGTAATGTCATCACCCAGTCTGTGGTTGCCTTGGCAATTGCGTTAGAGATGACAGAGGTACTAGACCAAGAGTTGGTTAAAGAAGTAATGCTTTCAAAAGTGCCACCAAGGGTACACGAATCAAATATCAAAGCATTTGATTTGGGTATTCATTACGCCAAAAAAGCATTAGCAGCTTCTTGA
- a CDS encoding 2-oxoglutarate ferredoxin oxidoreductase subunit beta: protein MAFNYDEYLRTEKMPTLWCWGCGDGVILKSIIRAIEKLGWNMDDVCVVSGIGCSGRTSSYINCNTVHTTHGRAIAYATGIKLANPSKKVIVVTGDGDGLAIGGNHTIHGCRRNIDLNHVLINNFIYGLTNSQTSPTTPQGMWTVTAQYGNIDPTFDAAKLAQVAGATFVARESVLDPKKLEKVFVEGFAHEGYSFFDIFSNCHINLGRKNKMGDAIQNLKWIEGRIVPKKKYDELSEEEQKTKFPTGILKHDTTQLEYCKGYQKVIEAAQTKSQVKL, encoded by the coding sequence ATGGCATTTAATTATGACGAGTATTTGCGCACAGAAAAAATGCCCACCTTGTGGTGTTGGGGTTGTGGTGATGGGGTGATACTAAAATCCATTATTCGCGCCATTGAAAAATTGGGTTGGAATATGGACGATGTGTGTGTGGTCTCAGGGATTGGATGTAGTGGACGCACAAGCTCGTACATTAACTGCAATACGGTACACACTACTCATGGACGGGCCATTGCATATGCCACGGGCATTAAGTTAGCTAACCCGAGCAAAAAGGTCATTGTGGTCACAGGCGATGGTGATGGGCTTGCTATTGGTGGCAACCATACCATTCATGGCTGTCGACGCAATATTGACCTTAATCATGTGCTTATTAATAACTTCATCTATGGCTTAACCAATTCTCAAACTTCACCCACAACGCCTCAGGGTATGTGGACAGTAACGGCGCAGTATGGCAATATTGACCCCACGTTTGATGCGGCCAAGCTTGCCCAAGTGGCGGGTGCGACTTTTGTGGCGCGTGAGTCTGTTTTGGATCCTAAAAAGCTTGAAAAAGTATTTGTAGAAGGGTTTGCGCACGAGGGGTACTCCTTTTTTGATATTTTTTCTAACTGCCACATTAACTTGGGACGAAAAAACAAAATGGGCGATGCAATTCAAAACCTCAAGTGGATTGAAGGCCGCATTGTTCCTAAGAAAAAATACGATGAACTTAGTGAAGAAGAGCAAAAAACTAAATTCCCAACAGGCATCCTCAAGCACGACACAACCCAGCTTGAATATTGCAAAGGGTATCAAAAAGTTATCGAAGCGGCTCAAACTAAGAGCCAAGTGAAACTCTAA
- a CDS encoding 2-oxoglutarate synthase subunit alpha — protein sequence MAREVVSSGNSLAAKAAVECGCNFFGGYPITPSSEIAHDLSVLLPKSGGTFIQMEDEIAGISVALGAAMSGAKAMTASSGPGISLKAEQIGLGFIAEIPLVIVNVMRGGPSTGLPTRVSQADIGQAKYPTHGDFESISLCPGSLEEAYTETVRAFNIAEKYMTPVFVLLDETLGHMHGKAILPDLEEVKASVVKRKEFTGDPKEYRPYEAGPTEPATLNPFFKGYRYHVTGLHHGPTGFPTEDEHQCQYNIDRLMGKIRAHHEDLVRYEEYMLEDAEVCIIAYGSISRAAKEAVVKLRSEGIKAGLFRPITLWPSPKKRMREIAAKFEKIFVTELNMGQYLEEIQRVMKRDDFGTLHKANGRAIAPGEMVAKVKEMM from the coding sequence ATGGCTAGAGAAGTAGTATCAAGCGGCAACTCGCTCGCAGCAAAAGCTGCTGTGGAGTGCGGATGTAATTTTTTTGGAGGCTATCCCATCACACCTTCGAGTGAAATTGCGCATGATTTGAGTGTTTTATTGCCAAAAAGCGGTGGGACGTTTATACAAATGGAAGATGAGATAGCAGGTATTTCTGTGGCCCTTGGTGCAGCCATGAGTGGCGCCAAAGCAATGACTGCTTCTTCGGGACCTGGTATTTCACTTAAGGCAGAACAAATTGGTCTTGGGTTTATAGCCGAAATTCCCTTGGTAATAGTTAATGTTATGCGCGGTGGCCCCTCCACTGGTCTTCCGACTCGTGTTTCTCAGGCGGACATTGGTCAAGCAAAATATCCAACGCATGGGGATTTTGAATCCATTTCTTTGTGCCCAGGAAGTCTAGAAGAGGCCTATACTGAAACAGTACGGGCTTTTAATATCGCCGAAAAATACATGACACCCGTGTTTGTATTGCTTGATGAAACCTTGGGTCACATGCACGGAAAAGCGATTTTGCCAGACTTGGAAGAGGTTAAAGCTTCTGTTGTTAAACGTAAAGAATTTACGGGCGACCCCAAAGAGTATCGCCCTTATGAGGCAGGTCCAACGGAACCAGCCACGCTAAACCCCTTTTTTAAAGGATACCGCTACCATGTAACGGGCTTGCACCATGGCCCCACAGGTTTTCCCACAGAAGACGAACACCAATGCCAGTACAACATTGATCGCCTAATGGGTAAGATTCGCGCACACCACGAGGATTTAGTACGGTATGAAGAGTACATGCTTGAGGATGCAGAAGTCTGTATTATCGCCTATGGAAGCATTTCTCGTGCTGCCAAAGAGGCGGTAGTGAAGCTACGTTCCGAGGGGATTAAGGCCGGACTTTTCCGTCCGATTACGTTGTGGCCAAGCCCTAAAAAACGCATGCGCGAAATTGCTGCAAAATTTGAAAAGATTTTTGTAACCGAACTCAACATGGGGCAATACCTTGAAGAGATTCAGCGCGTGATGAAGCGGGATGATTTTGGAACCCTGCACAAAGCAAACGGACGAGCCATTGCCCCCGGTGAAATGGTGGCTAAAGTGAAGGAGATGATGTAA
- a CDS encoding 4Fe-4S dicluster domain-containing protein: MSVMAAPESTPVWVNTARCKACDVCVSLCPAGVLVMVPAPGSTLGSMIEVAEPAACIGCRDCELHCPDFAIYVAERGEFKFAKLTDEAKARAEAVKQNGYRKLSA; encoded by the coding sequence ATGAGCGTCATGGCGGCACCGGAGAGTACTCCGGTTTGGGTCAATACCGCACGCTGTAAGGCATGTGATGTGTGTGTAAGTTTATGTCCTGCGGGAGTTTTGGTAATGGTGCCAGCTCCTGGGTCCACCCTTGGGTCGATGATTGAAGTGGCAGAACCTGCTGCATGTATCGGGTGTAGAGACTGTGAACTTCACTGCCCTGATTTTGCAATCTACGTGGCTGAGCGCGGTGAGTTTAAGTTTGCAAAACTTACGGATGAAGCAAAAGCACGAGCTGAAGCTGTAAAGCAAAACGGCTACCGAAAATTGAGCGCATAG
- the sucD gene encoding succinate--CoA ligase subunit alpha, with the protein MSILVNKDTKVIVQGFTGKEGTFHAQQCLEYGTQIVGGVTPGKGGQTHLGVPVFDTVAQAVEVTSATVSMVFVPPAFVADAVMEAADAGIALAVIITEGAPVRDMQMAKAYAVKKGMKTIGPNCPGIITAQECKIGIMPGAIFKKGSVGLISKSGTLTYEGANQVCKEGFGISTAVGIGGDPIIGLSYKDLLPLFEADSQTEAIVLIGEIGGDLEIQAAAFIKENITKPVVAFIAGQTAPKGKRMGHAGAIVSGSAGTAVEKMEALRAAGVAVVQSPADIGKKIAEVLNKR; encoded by the coding sequence ATGAGTATTTTAGTCAACAAAGACACAAAGGTTATCGTTCAAGGTTTTACGGGAAAAGAGGGCACTTTTCACGCCCAACAGTGTTTAGAGTATGGCACCCAAATTGTGGGCGGCGTGACACCAGGAAAAGGTGGTCAAACACACCTTGGTGTGCCCGTATTTGATACCGTCGCGCAAGCTGTGGAGGTGACAAGCGCAACGGTTAGTATGGTTTTTGTGCCACCTGCTTTTGTAGCAGATGCGGTTATGGAAGCCGCAGATGCGGGCATTGCGCTTGCTGTGATTATCACTGAGGGTGCGCCTGTGCGGGACATGCAAATGGCAAAAGCATATGCTGTTAAAAAAGGGATGAAAACCATTGGCCCAAATTGTCCTGGAATTATTACAGCCCAGGAGTGCAAAATCGGGATTATGCCAGGAGCTATTTTTAAAAAAGGTTCTGTGGGACTTATTTCAAAATCAGGCACATTGACTTATGAGGGTGCTAATCAAGTCTGCAAAGAAGGCTTTGGTATTAGTACAGCGGTTGGCATTGGGGGGGATCCTATTATTGGATTGAGCTATAAAGATCTTTTGCCTTTGTTTGAGGCAGACTCTCAAACCGAAGCTATTGTGCTCATCGGAGAGATTGGTGGCGATTTGGAGATTCAAGCGGCAGCATTTATTAAAGAGAATATTACCAAACCCGTGGTAGCATTCATCGCGGGACAAACGGCGCCCAAAGGCAAGCGCATGGGGCATGCGGGAGCTATTGTGAGTGGGAGTGCTGGCACTGCAGTTGAAAAAATGGAAGCATTGCGTGCCGCGGGTGTAGCGGTAGTGCAATCTCCTGCAGACATTGGCAAGAAAATAGCAGAGGTCTTAAATAAGCGATAG
- the sucC gene encoding ADP-forming succinate--CoA ligase subunit beta has product MNIHEYQAKEIFNRFGVPVPKGYIAFSADEAVENAKKLGGSIWVVKAQIHAGGRGLGGGVKLARSLDEVRKHADAILGMTLVTHQTGPEGKVVGKVYIEEGVDIADELYLGVVLDRAKEMPLMMASTEGGMEIEKVAATTPEKIIKVAIDPSIGFQGYHGRVLAFGLGLPKEQMGVFIKFASALYTLYMQNDAEMIEINPLVKTGASTFVALDAKMGFDDSALGRHPDIAAMRDITEEDPAEREAGEFGLSYVKLDGNVGCMVNGAGLAMGTMDTINYVGGTPANFLDVGGGANAQTVAKGFEIILKDPNVKSIFVNIFGGIVRCDRIANGILEATKLVNVNVPVIVRLDGTNAQEAAQILKQANISNIITAYDLEDGAKKAVAAAKGERA; this is encoded by the coding sequence ATGAATATCCACGAATATCAGGCAAAGGAAATCTTCAATCGTTTTGGCGTACCTGTTCCGAAAGGTTACATTGCGTTTAGTGCTGATGAGGCAGTAGAAAACGCAAAAAAACTTGGTGGTTCTATTTGGGTAGTAAAAGCTCAAATTCATGCAGGGGGGCGAGGTCTTGGCGGAGGTGTTAAGCTTGCGCGTAGTCTTGATGAGGTAAGGAAGCATGCCGATGCTATTTTGGGCATGACCCTCGTTACCCACCAAACAGGTCCCGAGGGAAAAGTGGTAGGCAAGGTGTATATCGAAGAGGGTGTGGATATTGCCGATGAGCTTTACCTTGGGGTTGTTCTTGATCGCGCCAAAGAGATGCCCTTAATGATGGCTTCCACCGAAGGAGGCATGGAGATTGAGAAAGTGGCCGCAACCACGCCTGAAAAAATCATCAAAGTAGCTATTGACCCTAGTATTGGTTTTCAAGGATACCATGGCAGGGTATTGGCCTTTGGACTGGGGCTTCCCAAAGAGCAAATGGGGGTGTTTATTAAATTTGCTTCAGCACTATATACTTTATACATGCAAAACGATGCAGAAATGATTGAGATTAACCCTTTGGTTAAAACGGGTGCTAGTACTTTTGTCGCCCTTGATGCCAAAATGGGTTTTGATGACAGTGCATTGGGGCGTCATCCTGATATTGCGGCTATGCGAGACATCACCGAAGAAGACCCCGCAGAACGTGAAGCAGGTGAATTTGGATTGAGTTATGTGAAGCTTGATGGCAATGTAGGATGCATGGTCAATGGCGCAGGGCTTGCTATGGGAACCATGGATACTATTAATTATGTAGGGGGAACTCCGGCAAACTTTTTAGATGTTGGTGGCGGGGCTAATGCTCAAACGGTTGCCAAAGGTTTTGAGATTATTCTCAAAGACCCCAATGTTAAATCTATTTTTGTCAATATTTTCGGGGGAATTGTGCGATGCGATCGTATTGCCAATGGTATTCTGGAAGCCACAAAACTTGTAAATGTGAATGTGCCAGTGATTGTAAGGCTTGATGGGACCAATGCGCAAGAAGCCGCCCAAATCCTTAAGCAAGCCAATATTTCCAACATTATTACCGCTTATGACTTGGAAGATGGTGCCAAAAAAGCTGTGGCTGCTGCTAAGGGAGAGAGAGCATGA
- a CDS encoding NADP-dependent isocitrate dehydrogenase, translating to MSRIIYTKVDEAPALATYSFLPIVQRFVSLAGVEVHAKDISLAGRILSAFPQSAKTPYPDDLAELGALTKDPEANIIKLPNISASIPQLNAAIKELQDQGFSLPNYPQSPQTPEEEAIKARYAKVLGSAVNPVLREGNSDRRAPLSVKAYAKKHPHSIGVWSKDSKTHVAHMEADDFYGSERSLVMPKADTLSIVLETEKGEQIVLKKELKVQEGEVLDASRMRIKSLEQFFKTQMDEAKNEGILLSLHLKATMMKVSDPIMFGVAVKVYFQKLFTSHAQTFTTLGINPTNGFGDVMSKIEQLEPVLKEQIKADIATILEENAPLAMVDSDKGITNLHVPSDVIVDASMPAMIRSSGKMWNKEGKLEDTKALIPDRSYARVYQAVIEDCKAHGALNPSTMGTVPNVGLMAQKAEEYGSHDKTFQLSTSGVVKVKNSAGEVLFSHKVEEGDIWRMCQTKDAPIQDWVKLAVSRARLSGMPAIFWLDANRAHDAVLIEKVKTYLKNHDTNGLDITILSPEEATRVSLTRMRAGKDTISVTGNVLRDYNTDLFPILELGTSAKMLSIVPLMDGGGLFETGAGGSAPKHVQQFVKENHLRWDSLGEFMALAASLEHLATTQQNTKAGVLAECLDTAVGVFLDQDKSPSRRCGELDNRGSHFYLALYWAQALATQSKDVQIQTKVSPLAQGLAENEAKIIEELNAIQGVSVDLGGYYHPNDTKASRAMRPSSTFNTLLEVL from the coding sequence ATGTCTAGGATTATTTACACGAAAGTCGATGAAGCCCCCGCGCTGGCGACGTACTCTTTTTTGCCCATTGTACAACGGTTTGTTTCCCTTGCGGGGGTTGAAGTGCACGCCAAGGACATTTCATTGGCAGGTCGCATTTTGTCTGCTTTTCCCCAAAGTGCCAAGACACCTTACCCTGATGACTTAGCAGAACTTGGAGCCCTTACAAAAGACCCTGAGGCAAACATTATCAAACTCCCCAACATCTCCGCTTCCATTCCCCAGCTCAATGCCGCCATTAAAGAACTCCAAGACCAAGGATTTTCTCTTCCTAATTATCCCCAATCTCCCCAAACGCCTGAAGAAGAGGCCATTAAGGCACGTTACGCCAAAGTGCTTGGAAGTGCTGTGAATCCTGTACTTCGCGAAGGCAATTCTGACCGTCGCGCACCCTTGTCTGTCAAAGCGTACGCCAAAAAACATCCCCATTCCATAGGGGTATGGTCTAAGGACTCTAAAACCCATGTAGCGCACATGGAGGCTGATGATTTTTACGGCAGTGAGCGTTCTTTGGTGATGCCAAAAGCAGACACGCTAAGTATTGTGCTAGAAACTGAAAAAGGCGAACAAATCGTGCTCAAAAAAGAGTTGAAGGTGCAAGAAGGCGAAGTGCTTGATGCTTCGCGCATGCGCATAAAAAGCCTTGAGCAGTTTTTTAAAACCCAAATGGATGAAGCCAAAAACGAAGGTATCTTGCTTTCATTGCACCTTAAAGCAACCATGATGAAGGTCTCTGACCCTATTATGTTTGGGGTTGCGGTGAAGGTCTATTTTCAAAAGCTTTTTACCTCCCATGCACAAACCTTTACCACGCTTGGCATCAATCCTACTAACGGCTTTGGGGATGTGATGAGTAAAATCGAACAGCTAGAGCCCGTGTTAAAAGAGCAAATCAAAGCAGATATTGCAACGATTTTAGAAGAAAACGCTCCTTTGGCAATGGTGGATTCAGATAAGGGCATTACCAATTTACATGTACCCAGTGATGTTATCGTGGATGCCTCTATGCCTGCTATGATTCGCAGTTCTGGAAAAATGTGGAATAAAGAGGGTAAGCTTGAAGATACCAAGGCCCTTATTCCTGATCGCTCATATGCGCGCGTGTATCAAGCAGTGATTGAGGATTGTAAGGCCCATGGCGCCTTGAATCCTTCAACCATGGGAACGGTGCCTAATGTGGGCTTAATGGCCCAAAAAGCAGAAGAGTACGGCTCCCATGATAAAACTTTTCAGCTGAGTACATCAGGGGTTGTTAAGGTCAAAAACAGTGCGGGAGAAGTGCTTTTTTCCCATAAGGTAGAAGAGGGCGACATTTGGCGTATGTGCCAAACCAAAGACGCGCCGATTCAAGATTGGGTGAAGCTTGCTGTTTCGCGGGCGCGCCTTAGTGGAATGCCCGCCATTTTTTGGCTGGATGCCAACCGTGCCCACGATGCGGTGCTGATTGAAAAAGTGAAAACATACCTCAAAAACCACGACACAAACGGGCTTGATATTACGATTCTCTCCCCTGAAGAGGCAACAAGGGTGAGTTTGACGCGTATGCGAGCAGGGAAAGATACGATTTCTGTCACAGGGAATGTGTTGCGGGATTATAACACCGATTTGTTTCCTATCTTGGAGCTTGGTACGAGCGCAAAGATGCTTTCCATTGTGCCGCTCATGGACGGAGGGGGGTTGTTTGAAACAGGTGCGGGAGGTTCTGCGCCCAAGCACGTGCAACAATTTGTGAAAGAAAACCATCTGCGCTGGGACTCCTTGGGTGAATTTATGGCCTTGGCTGCTTCTTTGGAGCACCTTGCCACAACGCAACAAAACACCAAAGCGGGTGTTTTGGCGGAGTGTTTGGACACGGCTGTTGGGGTCTTTTTAGACCAAGACAAATCCCCTTCGCGCCGATGCGGAGAGCTTGATAATCGAGGAAGCCATTTTTACCTAGCGCTGTACTGGGCCCAAGCACTGGCGACGCAAAGCAAAGATGTACAGATTCAAACCAAAGTGTCACCTTTGGCGCAAGGACTCGCGGAAAACGAAGCAAAAATTATAGAAGAACTGAATGCTATTCAGGGTGTCAGTGTAGATTTGGGGGGATATTATCATCCTAATGATACCAAAGCTTCGCGCGCTATGCGTCCAAGCTCTACTTTTAACACCCTTTTGGAAGTCCTTTAG